The sequence TACCTTCAAAATTCTGTCAGATTCCACATGTACTTTAGTTTTGTGCATCTGTACCTCAGCTGAATCTAGATGGAGAGATGAAGGCAGGGTCATTCACCTTTGAGCTGCATGCTGATTGGTTGCTTAGCTGCTCACATTGTACTTAAAAACCCCATAGATGTAATAAGATTGCTGCTTTGCTGAATTGTTTTTAATAGTTTTTGCAATATGTTGAACATGAGGTAGAGTTTCAAGATGAGCATTACCAACATAAATATAGCTGCATAAGGACAGCATTGAGATATTCTACAGATGTGAACTGCACTTATTCCTCTTCAGCTAGCTACACATACTATTTTATGTGACTACCTTGATTATTATTTACCTTTTACACCACTAAATGAGAAGAGGTATTAAGAACATCCAAAATGCATATCAATCTGTGATTAAAGAATTGCAATGCAAAATTAATTAGAGCAAACCAGTAATAGCAATTGGCTTGTTACTGTTTGGTGAGCACAGCAGTTCATCTATAAATATGACTCCTTATTATTTTTGGATGTTAATTTCTAAAATTACCAAAGGCCCAGATTTTGTGGTAGTAATTATGGTGAAACTGATAGTATCCAACATCGATACTCTTCACAAACTGCAATAATTTCTGTTGTCTGTATGTATACTGTTCATTGTGGAAACCTAAACATTGCTGTCAATGATTCTATGCTTTTCCAATTAGTATGCTGTTGAGTTCCATGGATGTGCAATCAATCAAAAATCCCTGAATAGATAAAGAAGTTGCCCCCTTTTTTGTTATGATTCACTCTTGGAATGTTGGTGTCACAGGcccatttattgccaatccctagtcgcccttgagaaagtggtggtgaactgcctttttgaactgctgcagtccacatgttaTAGATAGATTGATAACGCCCTAAGGGagaaaattccaagattttgacccagcgacagtaggggaatggtgacatatttccagtTCAGGATGCTGAGCAGCtttgagggaaacttgcagatggtggcgtTGTCCTGTACCTATTGtacctgtccttctagatgaaagtggtcaaaAGGTTGGAAGGTACTCTcaaaggatctttgaatttcggcagtgcaccttgtagataatacagactgctgctactgagcatccgtggtggagggaatggatgtttataCATAAGATGCCTATAAAACTGCTTGCTTTGTCCTgaacagtgtcaagcttcttgagtgttgttggagctgtgctcatccagacaagtggggaatattcaattacattcctgacttgtaccttgtagatatcCTGGTGGATATACTTTGAGGAGTCAGCAAGAGATTtagtcactgcagtattccttgcctctgaactgttcttgtagccactgagtttgtgttgagtccagttgagtttctggttgatggtaaccccaggatgttgatagtaagggattcagtgatggtaacaccattgaatgttaaggggttgTCtctattggagatggccattgcctgaaatttgtgtggtgcaaatgttacttgtcatgtGTCATTAATTCGGATTAAAAATTAGATTTATAAAGGTTACAGCTTATTGAATGTAGTGTAACTGGGTTTATAATGGCATACTAAATTCACAATTCTTATTAATAGCATCACTCGCCTTGAAAACTAATTTGATATTTGTTGAATGTAATAGtttttcacattttcaaaagTCTGTTTATGTTATTCCAGCTTCAACTCTAATCCCATGTGCATATTCCCATAAAATTTAATTGAAAGTGAAGTATAAAGAAATTTTATTTGTTGTCTGTGGAGATTCTTCAATTTTATTACTCAAGCCACTTCATCTGCATGATGACATCACTGCCAATGTGCCAGATTCAGATTTGGAAAAAGGAAACCACTCCAAAAGGCTTATTAGATCTCTGAGAAAAGCTTTCTTCGAGGTCAGTGATGAGAGTTGTTACTATATCGCTGATCGCAAAATTCAGACTAAGGTCATGTGAATAGATGATGATAGGTATCAGTGCCCAGCTGTGATTCTGATTTCACATATAAGCAGTTTGTGTGTAAAACAAGATTGGGCCAAATATTTTGATGCAAACTTCTGGAAATACAATTCATGATGTTCTTACTGGCTTAGGGAAATGAAAACTGTATTTAGCATAAGAATGAATAAAATTTGCTAAATGATATTGAATACAATTAAATATAAAGGGTTATGATCTTTTGGTTTCTGACCTCATTTATACACAACAATGTATATTACAATTCGCTTGACTGCATCATTCATACTGTGTGGCAGGATAATGGCCAGAATGATCATCTTTTTTTTACATTCTGGTGGTGCAAAGATGGAGTCCTCTCTTAATCATTATAAAGACTGAATTTAAATCATCTTAAATGGCTTGTTTTGATACACAAAATTTATTTTCACTATCAATAATGCTGTAACCTCAGAAACAATGCTCTTATGTATGTGTCCTCATTAGAAAGTGCTCAAGGAAAATCATTTTTCTATTTCATGCCCTGTGACAGCTTAAAGCCTCCCAGGTCAGGTAATGATATAGATAAGATGCAGTGCAGTGCATCATAGTCTTGATGATGTTCATCAACTATCTTACGAAAACAGCCTTTAACCACACTACCAAAACACTGTAATTATCCATACGCTCTTTATTTATGAAGTCTTTGTGCAAGACTACTTAATTAGTAGCAGTTACTGCTGAATTAAAGTAATTTTCTAATTTAGGCAATATTCAATCTATCCAAAATTAAATGGGATCTGTCCAAAATGATTTCAATTTTGATGGAGAAATATCCTGGCATTACTGCTCTTAAGATATGATTGTTACCATTGCTAGTTGCAATTTTATGGAGACACTTGTCAAAGTGCACTAATCTTTCCAGCTAAGTGATACAAACATGTCATATTAACTTAAACCTTCCAAGTTAAAAACAAAGATTCACATCATACCATGTATTGTGCCATTATCCAGTAAAACAGTTACATTGTCAATCTCTTACTTTTAGCTATGTAAcaaattttcattttgtattcttTGACATCATTTGGTTATAAAGATAGAGAATATACAATAGTGGAAATAGATGGATAACAATAAGTTATAAGATGTCAAAATAATTGTGGGTTAAATGATGTTTCTAGACAATTTAATACAAATTCTGACAGTTTAGTTCATCATTGATTGCATaaatatctgtatgtgtgtgtatgcgcatACCAATTTTAAACAGCTATTTTGATCTAGCAGTAACATATATCAGTACAAAATTCAGTGACAAGGTGCATCAGGTATACACACAACATTCACTTCATAAAAAAACATAGCATACAACAAATAATTACAACAAAGTATAAAGAAATTCCATAcctaatatattttaaaagttttgtgTGTATTTTGGACCAAATTTATGGATATTTATTTACATTGCTGTAAACACTATCAGCAGTACATCGATATTAATGTTCTGTCAACTTCAAGTATAGTCGCAGGTTCTGCAGCAAGAAGGGAACATTCCAATATAAGATGCAAAAAAAAGGATTTGTGTGACACATTACAAAGGGCATCCTTATTATTCTCTCCACCACTTTGTAAAAAGATTGTAAACACACCCAAAATAGGTAATGCCAATAATATTTTACAGACTTATTGAAAATCCAGGCCTGGATTCCAGGCTATTTAGGTAAACATATTGTTCATTTCATATTTTACGTGTTGCGACCTGTCAGATGCAGGAAAGTTTAGGTGGTAAAATTGGAATGAAGTAAATGGTGGAGTGGAATAGTCGGTGTGTGTAGCGTTAGTAACGGGGGGAACAATGTAGTAGCTGGCAAGGGATGGAGGGCAAAATGACCTGGGAGAAGAGCACAAGCAGGAATAATATGTAGTTGTGGAGCTGCTAGAAAAGTTGGGTGACCTCCTTGATAAAGGCCAGGGGTTAATGAAATATGTGCTAAGTGTGGAGGGAGAGGATGGGCATGTGGAACAGACTGTGATTGTGGTTGCATGAATACTCCTGCAGACACTGCAGCTGCATTGGCAGCGTGATGTTGGAGCACAGTGTGATGAATTGTTGTAATTGATGCAGTCGTCACCGATTGTTGACGAGGGACTGGTTGTTGCATGGGAATTGCTGCAATGGGTGAAGATGTCTTCACTTTGCTGACTAGCTTCTGCTGTTCTATGTGCTGTTGAGCTTGAATCTGCAGTTGCttgtatttctcaatttcctctgGTGTGAATGATATTGTTTGAGAGAGTGGAGAGAAAGTTTTGTGCGTTTGTTCATTACTTTCATTTTGATTGTCAATTGTCCCTGCTGCTCCATTCTGCAGAGCTTGCTGGGTGTTGCAAGGTGGAATATTTGAATTATCTTGAAGCCATGATGCTCCTTTTGCATGTGTCTCAGGTGCAGTTTCATAATGATAGAGAAATACCTCATTTAGAGATGGCTTGATGTCTTTGTTATCGCCATACAAATCTGTCTGTTTCTGATGAATTACATCTCTCTGTGATAGAGTCTTCATAGTTGGTACCTTTTCACTCTGTGCCAACATAGTGCCATCATTTAGGACAAATGAAAGCCTGGGAAGCAAAATATTCTCTGAAGGATCTTTGTGATTAATCCACATTTCTGAAAAACTGTTTTTTGTGTGCTCATCAAATTCATGTCTGTCATGTGTCATTTTAGATGCTTCTGCATCTGTAAAATGGTTGTTTATCTTTGAATGGTAATCTTCAGCAAGTGTTCCTGTTGACAGCTTGAATACTGAACTGCAGCTTTCCTCTGCCTTCTGTACAGCAGGGTGAGAGATATTTATCATATTTGTATCTTGCCTTGGTGTATTTGGTGCAGAATTTTCACAGAGATTTTCTTGATATGATGAATCGCAAGGCTGCAACTCATCAGCTGACAAACATTTACTCTTTTCTCTTACTGATATTTTGCTCTTTACGTTATGCCTGGCTTTACGTTGCTTCTTTTGTCGGTGAGATTGCTCTCTCTGACTATATCTACAATCTGAGTTAGAACTACCCACTTGGCTCAAGTGGTTGCCTGATGAATTTGGGATTTGTTTGTGATCTCCATCTGAAGATGAAGGAAGCCTATTTCTGCTGTGTTTGTGATCGACAATGACAGGCTTGCCATTCAGAGAGTCATACCTTCTCTTCACTGAAAGGTTCTGGCAAGAATGTCTTTCTTCACTTTGTTGATCTGAATACTCATTGTCTGAAAAAGAATTGTAGCCATTGCTTCTTATTCTTTGCTTGCTTGTACAAGACCACGTGGTACATGATGAATGGCAGTCTCTTAAAGAATCCCCAGACAACAAACACAGCTTGTGTTGTTTGCAACCAATTCTTTCACTGCCTGTAAGAAAATCACcatcttctccatatccctcactaccctctcttttctctctcaattCTTTATTCGTATTGCATATTCTGTTATTACATTTACTTTGCCAAGTGTCTCTTTTTACATTATTGTAATCAATTATTTTCTGAGTTTTACTCAGTTTTTCTGAGACTGCATTATTTTGATCACATTTTATTTCAAGTTGTTCCAGGTGTACTTCTGAATATTCTTTTTGTTGTTGTTCTTGTCTGTGTTTGCATTCCACCATGTCTGTAGTATTCTCCTGTTTAAACAGCTCATCAGCCCTCTCACTTGCCTCCTGTTTTGACTCCACTGACAGTTTTCTCCTTTTCACTTTTTTAGTGATGCAGTTatgctctctctcttttctgttgTTATAACTTTCTTTTTCAGTCTCTTTTTCCCGTTGCTTCCGCTTTAAACGCCTGTAATACTTCTTGTGCTTTTTCCATCTTTTACGTTTGCAATAGGGTGTAATTTCTTTAACTGGTTCCTCCTGGTCAGTTCCATCATAGTAGATGTTTAATCCAACCACTTGTTTGTCACAAATGTTCAGTGTCTTTTCAAAATCATTGACAGCACCTTGTACATTGAGGCTAGAGCCAACTGGTTTCATTTCAGAAAATCCACTTAAAAAATTCCTTTTGGCAGGTCTGCATAATTCTTTTGATGAGGTTTGGGATGTCTTTAAATAATTTGCTTTGGATTTACTCTCCTCCAGATAGCTTTTAGTTCGGGATGACTTAAAGTCAAAATATAGAGGGTTGCAGCAAAAAGATATGGAAGGCTCAGTGTTAGTAAAATTCAACATCTCGGAAGGCCACTGAAGGACAGTTGACTCATCCTTGCTGACAACAGGAAAGAAAGGTTCATCTGGTCTTCTACATACCAGATGATTGTTTTGTGTGTCGGCACTTTCTGTCTCTAAATGTAGAGAGCAACAATTCTCAGTCAAACCATGAAGGAATTCTTCAGTGACATCACCATTTTGTGTTAACTCTTTAACTGTTTTAGATGTTTCATCTTCCACTGGTGAACTTAATACTTCATTACATAACGTATCAACTCCATGTCTGTTCTCATTAGGATCAAAACACACTGAAGTGtcattttctgaagttttttcGTCCTTAGTTACAACCTTGTAGAGTGTATCTTGTTTATCTACTGACACAGAAGCGCAGAAGGGAAACTTTGGCTTATTCTTACATTGAACGTGAGACACGCAGGAAGTTAAACAGCTTTCTGCTGTACTGTTGTGTTCCTTTGTTATCAAATCCTGCACCCCTTCTTTAATCAAGGACGTTGCATTGGTGCAGAAATTGCTTCCCAGTTGGTGCTTCCTGCTTTCTGGCTTTACTTCAAAATCTGCAAATGTTTCTATGCTGGAATTTGTTTGCGTACTGTAGGTATTCCAGTTGATTTTACGTTTGAGGCTTGTATTCATTTTGTTTGATCCTTCTTCAGTGCTATCACAGAAAACTGCTGCCGATGATTCCAATTTGACAGGAGTTTTCTTgggaaaggaaaaggagaatcctATTTTTTGTCCACAGGTTTGTTTTCCCAGTAAACAATGTTCAGCCTTACACATGTCAGATGTATTGCTTACAGAAAGTTTATTCTCTTCTCTATTAATATCTTCTGTGCTGTTTGCCATGCCAGTTTCTGGATCTGCTGATTTACTGTCTGCTCTTCCACCATTCAGGCTGCCAAGCTGCTGATTTGTCCCTGAAGCATTTTTAACAGCAACAGTTGTGGACTTGAACATTGGACCACTCCCTGGGGCACTAAAGCACAACAAACAAGACACTCTGAGCAAAACATAGATATACCATTATTGTCAATTCTACTATCAACAGCAAAGAAAGACATATAAAATGTGTAGGTAGTTGTATTTCTTTTTAGAAGGACAAGGCTGACAATGCTCGAATTTCTGAAATAACTAACAGCATTAGGTTTTGTGCAGGTTACATAGTTAAGCAGAATTCTAGCTGACAGTTTTTATAATCAGCAACCCAAcccagcaaaatactgcagatgctgggattgtCAAGTGGACacacagaaagtgttggagaagcctggaggtctggcagcatctgtgcagagacagAGATACAGTAAATGTTTTGAGGCTGTTATGACTTTGTTCTGAACCCAACAAAATTAGTTTGGACCTCctagtcaaaaagtatggcattagaaaagcacagctggtcaggcagcatctgaggagcaggagagtcaacatctcaaacataagctcttcaccaggaatgatggctgatgaagaacttatgctcaaaacattggctctcctgctcctcacaatgctgcctgatcggctgtgcttttccagcatcactttttgactctgatctccagcatctgcagtcctcactttctcttccagaCTACTAGTCCAAAAATGTTAACACTATGTCTCGATCTTGGAGAATTATTGTTTTGCAGAATGATAATTCGTTTAAAAATAACACCTTTTATACTAAGCACATTAAGGATATATATGTATGGCATCAGTAGAGAATGGCAAGAAGGTAAATAgtagaaaatatattaaaatctGGGTTAAAGAAAGGAAGTGTACAGGTCAGCTTGGTTTGGTTGAAGAACTGGAAGGTATTGCCAAAATAATTATCTCTacattgtataattttaacatagATATATCATTAAATTTCATCAAAGTTTAGAGAATTGAGAAATAACTAATCAAGTTCAGGAAACACCTTCCACAGCAACAGAGAAATGGAATTGTTGaacagaaatattacatttgcttgGATGGATTCCCCAATTACACTTCTGTGTGAAGTTTCCCTTGGGTCCAAACCAGGATAAAAGTCAAGAATTTCAATTGCCGTTCATGTCCAGTGCAAATTGAGTTTCTACAATCTTTTTGTGCAGGTTTGAAAATGATTGTGATGTCCAGAAAATAACACTACAGATTTAAGTAATCAGCAAAGTAAGTTTTAACTAATTACACATGTTTGCAGACCATTGACCAGGGTCTTCAAATGCAGTTTTTCTTTTTGGCATTAGGAGGctagtaaacatttttaaaagttagggGTAttgaaaaatattacattttgcaAACAAATACTGATCAATGTATACCAACTAAATTACCAAAATAGTTTTAAATCACAGaaaaccaggttgtagtccaacaggtttatttggaagcactagcttttggagcgctgctccttcatcaaccacttgatgaaggagcagcgttccaaaagctagtgcttccaaataaacctgtttgacgataacctgctgttgtgtgatttttaaccttgtacaccccagtccaacatcagcacctccaaatcacaaatacTTTTagcttttaaagttatttttgttttttccAATAATCTCAGATGTTTGGCGAGCTACTCTGAGGGGGATTTAAAAAAAGCTTACTTTTGTGaaataaacattttcagctgtaatactAATGTGTAACAGTTTACTGTTAAACATAACGAG comes from Chiloscyllium plagiosum isolate BGI_BamShark_2017 chromosome 7, ASM401019v2, whole genome shotgun sequence and encodes:
- the znf804a gene encoding zinc finger protein 804A, translated to MACYYIVISSTHLSNGHFRNIKGVFRGPLCKNGNKTLDYAEKEKAITKALEDLKANFYCELCDKQYYKHQEFDNHINSYDHAHKQRLKELKQREFARNVASKSRKDEKKQEKALKRLHELAELRKQVVCAPGSGPMFKSTTVAVKNASGTNQQLGSLNGGRADSKSADPETGMANSTEDINREENKLSVSNTSDMCKAEHCLLGKQTCGQKIGFSFSFPKKTPVKLESSAAVFCDSTEEGSNKMNTSLKRKINWNTYSTQTNSSIETFADFEVKPESRKHQLGSNFCTNATSLIKEGVQDLITKEHNSTAESCLTSCVSHVQCKNKPKFPFCASVSVDKQDTLYKVVTKDEKTSENDTSVCFDPNENRHGVDTLCNEVLSSPVEDETSKTVKELTQNGDVTEEFLHGLTENCCSLHLETESADTQNNHLVCRRPDEPFFPVVSKDESTVLQWPSEMLNFTNTEPSISFCCNPLYFDFKSSRTKSYLEESKSKANYLKTSQTSSKELCRPAKRNFLSGFSEMKPVGSSLNVQGAVNDFEKTLNICDKQVVGLNIYYDGTDQEEPVKEITPYCKRKRWKKHKKYYRRLKRKQREKETEKESYNNRKEREHNCITKKVKRRKLSVESKQEASERADELFKQENTTDMVECKHRQEQQQKEYSEVHLEQLEIKCDQNNAVSEKLSKTQKIIDYNNVKRDTWQSKCNNRICNTNKELREKREGSEGYGEDGDFLTGSERIGCKQHKLCLLSGDSLRDCHSSCTTWSCTSKQRIRSNGYNSFSDNEYSDQQSEERHSCQNLSVKRRYDSLNGKPVIVDHKHSRNRLPSSSDGDHKQIPNSSGNHLSQVGSSNSDCRYSQREQSHRQKKQRKARHNVKSKISVREKSKCLSADELQPCDSSYQENLCENSAPNTPRQDTNMINISHPAVQKAEESCSSVFKLSTGTLAEDYHSKINNHFTDAEASKMTHDRHEFDEHTKNSFSEMWINHKDPSENILLPRLSFVLNDGTMLAQSEKVPTMKTLSQRDVIHQKQTDLYGDNKDIKPSLNEVFLYHYETAPETHAKGASWLQDNSNIPPCNTQQALQNGAAGTIDNQNESNEQTHKTFSPLSQTISFTPEEIEKYKQLQIQAQQHIEQQKLVSKVKTSSPIAAIPMQQPVPRQQSVTTASITTIHHTVLQHHAANAAAVSAGVFMQPQSQSVPHAHPLPPHLAHISLTPGLYQGGHPTFLAAPQLHIIPACALLPGHFALHPLPATTLFPPLLTLHTPTIPLHHLLHSNFTT